Proteins encoded in a region of the Paenibacillus sp. W2I17 genome:
- a CDS encoding response regulator transcription factor produces the protein MKTKLLYIEDDTEIATWVRADLEERGYEVVWLGSGEGAAEAAIGCSLIILDVMLPGLDGFTVGQRLKKEHPAVPIVMLSARTSIDDKLHGLDFADDYVTKPFHPDELAARIEVQLRKAGTAVSTDAALKLDHLSIYEKDNRIVNEETGDEIILSGKQFHIFAYLLRHMGMIRTKEQIYEAVWNEPYLDGDKTLMVHIRHLREKLELDPANPVVIQTVRGVGYRVKKP, from the coding sequence ATGAAAACCAAACTGTTATATATTGAAGATGATACGGAAATTGCGACTTGGGTCAGAGCCGATCTGGAGGAGCGCGGTTATGAGGTGGTATGGCTCGGCAGTGGTGAAGGTGCAGCGGAGGCTGCTATCGGTTGCTCACTCATTATTCTGGATGTCATGCTGCCCGGGCTGGATGGATTTACGGTGGGCCAGCGACTGAAAAAAGAACATCCCGCGGTGCCTATTGTCATGCTCTCGGCCAGAACGTCCATTGACGATAAGTTGCACGGTCTTGATTTTGCCGATGACTATGTGACCAAACCATTTCACCCCGATGAACTGGCTGCCCGGATTGAAGTACAACTGCGTAAGGCAGGAACAGCGGTATCCACGGATGCTGCCCTGAAGCTGGATCATCTCTCCATCTATGAGAAGGACAACCGGATCGTTAATGAGGAGACGGGAGATGAGATTATTTTATCGGGAAAACAGTTCCACATCTTCGCCTACCTGCTACGACATATGGGCATGATTCGCACGAAAGAGCAGATCTATGAAGCCGTCTGGAACGAGCCTTATCTGGATGGGGACAAGACTTTAATGGTACATATTCGACATCTACGCGAAAAGCTGGAGCTTGATCCGGCCAATCCTGTAGTTATTCAGACGGTCCGTGGTGTGGGATATCGTGTGAAGAAGCCATGA
- a CDS encoding alpha-glycosidase — protein MLLEAIYHQPKRNWAYAYDQDTIHLRLRAKKNDLTEVHALTGDKYAWDATKALVPLTKFTSDSMFDYYEGEVKPPYHRLKYSFLLKNGDEQIWMTETDFQEEEPDDPGRMFQFPYIHAGAVFTPPAWVKDAVFYQIFPERFANGNPDISPEKVEPWGGEPTPFNFFGGDLQGVIDHLDYISDLGINAIYFTPIFEATTNHKYDTEDYLRVDRHFGDADTVKRLVELCHARGIRVLLDAVFNHSGKTFAPFVDVQKNGEQSKYKDWFHVHEYPLDVKDGIPTYETFGFEAHMPKLNTENAEVKAYLLEVAEYWIKEVGADGWRLDVADEVDDAFWRDFRRVVKAANPDAYILGEVWNESSSWLQGDQFDASMNYPFTDAVNAFFVKNTMHAEQFANSIGRQLSRYPLQASEVAFNLLDSHDTPRLLTLCEGDQRKMKLAALFQFSYMGAPCIYYGDEIGMDGEHDPGCRKCMEWDEAKQDRELFDFYQKLISLRHAHPALRAEGTVRFLQARPDGSQLVFERQNEEERILVLFNRSEETAIVELEAGDEEWTELFGGNHRTAQEDGVLAIELPAYGYAVLSTAVSQD, from the coding sequence ATGCTGCTGGAAGCCATCTATCATCAACCGAAACGTAACTGGGCCTATGCCTATGACCAAGATACAATCCATCTGCGCCTGCGTGCCAAAAAGAATGATCTGACCGAGGTACATGCCCTGACCGGGGATAAATATGCGTGGGATGCAACCAAAGCTCTGGTTCCCTTAACGAAGTTCACCTCTGACTCCATGTTCGATTACTACGAGGGTGAGGTGAAACCTCCCTACCACCGACTGAAATACTCTTTTCTGCTCAAAAACGGAGACGAACAGATCTGGATGACCGAGACGGACTTCCAGGAAGAAGAACCGGACGATCCGGGTCGTATGTTCCAGTTCCCTTATATTCATGCCGGAGCTGTATTCACACCCCCTGCATGGGTTAAGGATGCGGTGTTCTATCAGATTTTCCCTGAACGATTCGCCAACGGCAACCCGGATATTAGTCCGGAAAAGGTAGAGCCGTGGGGCGGCGAGCCAACACCTTTCAATTTCTTCGGCGGTGACCTTCAGGGCGTGATCGACCATCTGGATTACATCAGCGATCTTGGCATTAATGCGATCTACTTCACACCCATCTTCGAAGCCACCACCAATCACAAATACGATACCGAAGACTACCTGCGGGTAGACCGGCACTTTGGTGACGCAGATACCGTGAAACGACTGGTCGAGCTGTGCCATGCACGCGGAATTCGCGTACTTCTGGATGCTGTGTTCAACCATTCCGGGAAGACATTTGCGCCGTTTGTGGATGTGCAAAAGAACGGAGAACAATCCAAATACAAGGACTGGTTTCATGTACATGAATACCCGCTGGACGTGAAGGATGGCATTCCTACGTATGAGACCTTCGGATTCGAAGCGCACATGCCAAAGCTGAATACGGAGAATGCCGAGGTTAAGGCCTATCTGCTGGAGGTTGCTGAGTACTGGATCAAGGAAGTGGGTGCGGACGGATGGCGGCTGGATGTGGCAGACGAAGTGGACGATGCATTCTGGCGTGATTTCCGCCGTGTAGTCAAAGCGGCTAATCCGGATGCCTACATTCTGGGGGAAGTATGGAACGAGTCTTCTTCCTGGCTGCAAGGCGACCAGTTCGATGCGTCTATGAACTATCCGTTTACCGATGCCGTGAATGCTTTCTTTGTGAAAAATACAATGCACGCCGAACAGTTCGCAAACTCCATCGGGCGACAGTTATCCCGTTATCCGCTTCAGGCTAGCGAAGTGGCGTTTAACTTGCTGGACAGCCACGACACCCCGCGACTGCTCACGCTGTGTGAAGGCGACCAGCGCAAGATGAAGCTGGCTGCGTTATTCCAGTTCAGTTACATGGGAGCGCCATGCATCTATTACGGAGACGAGATTGGCATGGATGGCGAACATGATCCGGGCTGCCGTAAATGCATGGAATGGGATGAAGCGAAGCAGGACCGAGAGCTGTTCGACTTTTATCAGAAACTGATCTCCCTGCGTCATGCTCATCCTGCCCTGCGTGCAGAAGGCACCGTTCGTTTCCTGCAGGCTCGTCCCGATGGCAGCCAACTGGTATTTGAGCGACAAAATGAGGAGGAACGCATTTTGGTTCTGTTCAATCGATCAGAAGAGACGGCTATTGTCGAGCTGGAGGCTGGGGACGAGGAATGGACCGAGTTATTTGGCGGAAACCATCGTACCGCCCAGGAAGATGGCGTACTCGCCATTGAACTGCCCGCGTATGGATATGCCGTATTGAGTACGGCTGTGAGTCAGGACTAG
- the sdaAA gene encoding L-serine ammonia-lyase, iron-sulfur-dependent, subunit alpha: MRFKHLHELNTICTAESKTIAQLMIEEQVQETNTPEADVVKQMSEYYQVMKEAVRKGLTEDTTSRSGLTGGDGKKMAEYIRKGETCSGDASALAMAYALCVSEVNASMGRIVATPTAGSCGIIPGVFISSQERFGWTDEHLVNGLFCAGAIGYVIANNSFISGAEGGCQAEVGSAIGMAAGAMVELRGGTPEQVVHAVGLALKNTLGLICDPVAGLVEIPCIVRNGLGAVTALAAADMALAGVRSAIPSDEVIDVMLEVGSAMPSRHRETAQGGLAQTPTGRKMMQKLAKPKAKRAEPEQESKPADSDTTTSGADNAQMDKDTQV; the protein is encoded by the coding sequence ATGCGGTTTAAACATTTGCACGAACTGAATACGATCTGTACAGCGGAATCCAAAACAATTGCACAGCTGATGATCGAGGAGCAGGTTCAGGAGACCAATACACCAGAAGCAGATGTTGTGAAGCAGATGTCTGAATATTATCAAGTGATGAAGGAAGCGGTACGCAAAGGGTTAACGGAAGATACAACATCACGCAGTGGGTTAACGGGTGGAGACGGCAAAAAAATGGCCGAGTACATCCGCAAGGGTGAGACTTGTTCAGGAGATGCTTCCGCACTTGCCATGGCGTATGCCCTGTGTGTATCTGAAGTGAATGCCTCCATGGGTCGGATCGTGGCAACACCAACAGCCGGTTCCTGCGGCATCATCCCCGGTGTGTTTATTAGCTCACAGGAGCGATTTGGCTGGACGGACGAACATTTGGTGAACGGGTTGTTCTGTGCGGGAGCGATTGGTTATGTTATTGCCAACAATTCATTTATCTCCGGTGCCGAGGGTGGCTGTCAGGCGGAAGTGGGTTCTGCAATCGGCATGGCTGCGGGTGCCATGGTTGAACTGCGTGGAGGTACACCGGAACAGGTCGTTCATGCCGTAGGCTTGGCGTTAAAAAATACACTGGGCCTTATCTGCGATCCGGTCGCAGGCCTTGTTGAAATCCCGTGCATCGTCCGTAATGGACTGGGTGCAGTTACGGCGCTGGCTGCGGCTGACATGGCCCTGGCCGGAGTGCGTAGTGCTATTCCGTCAGATGAAGTCATCGACGTCATGCTGGAAGTAGGCAGTGCGATGCCGAGCCGCCATCGGGAGACAGCCCAGGGCGGACTGGCCCAGACACCAACCGGCCGCAAAATGATGCAGAAGTTGGCTAAACCAAAGGCAAAGCGTGCCGAGCCTGAGCAGGAGTCAAAGCCAGCGGATTCTGACACAACTACAAGTGGGGCGGACAATGCTCAAATGGACAAGGATACTCAGGTTTAA
- the sdaAB gene encoding L-serine ammonia-lyase, iron-sulfur-dependent subunit beta produces the protein MRFKDVFSIIGPSMTGPSSSHTAGAARLGRIARQWLGCTPDRARLTLYGSFADTYQGHGTDLALIGGLLDYVTDDPRIPDAEQYAEEAGMEVEFYTSGLPAPHPNTVKIELWHGERACSLIGASIGGGSVSVHAMNDFRVQISGEFPTLVLRHADKAGVLASVTSTISSSGVNIGYMQVDRKARDGEALTAMEMDGVPNPDMLKRLKELDHVLDIRVIDLKRGVGSDAV, from the coding sequence GTGCGATTTAAAGATGTTTTCTCAATAATTGGTCCGTCCATGACGGGGCCTTCAAGTTCACATACAGCTGGAGCAGCAAGGCTGGGAAGAATCGCTCGACAGTGGCTAGGATGTACGCCAGATCGTGCCCGGCTGACGTTATACGGTTCATTCGCTGATACGTATCAGGGGCACGGAACAGATCTGGCACTGATTGGCGGTCTGCTGGATTATGTCACAGACGATCCGCGTATCCCGGATGCAGAGCAATACGCAGAGGAAGCGGGCATGGAGGTTGAGTTTTATACAAGTGGCCTGCCTGCTCCTCATCCAAATACGGTCAAAATTGAGTTGTGGCATGGAGAACGTGCCTGCTCCTTAATCGGTGCATCCATTGGTGGTGGAAGCGTATCGGTGCATGCGATGAATGATTTTCGTGTTCAGATTAGTGGTGAGTTTCCGACACTTGTTCTGCGACATGCGGACAAAGCGGGGGTGCTCGCCTCGGTAACGTCCACGATCAGTTCATCCGGGGTTAACATCGGGTATATGCAGGTGGACCGGAAAGCCCGTGATGGCGAAGCGCTTACCGCGATGGAAATGGATGGTGTGCCTAATCCCGATATGCTCAAGCGTCTAAAGGAGCTCGACCATGTGCTGGACATTCGTGTTATCGATTTGAAGAGAGGAGTTGGTTCGGATGCGGTTTAA
- a CDS encoding cell wall metabolism sensor histidine kinase WalK, whose product MYKLQIRHRTFSLKKPVWEKGELVGIYEIVMLRGDWLEGISLRTTWVMGLTATFFILLYGTVLWLLSRKLFRPMKYLIERMDAFARGEAATDVVPVRHDEMGILLQQFDAMQDKIRHTQADVEREQKEKELMIASLSHDLKTPLMSISAYTEVLNGDRQLKRLERQEYQDVLLGNVERMKQMISELEMYTALGSSESEMAMVKVEGEEFFDMLLGSYEGLAERDQIDVKMDVRTDQLYRVHPEQLMRLTDNLINNALRHTRTNGVMGLGVIASDWELPEWIIPSLRAELDNYRAGATLIIVQNEGPAIPEEQLIRIFEPYVQHQNQEEKTYAGGSGLGLSIAKRVAIKHGGDMRMWSYEGYGTLAACRLPEHGECKRREGG is encoded by the coding sequence TTGTACAAATTACAGATTCGTCATCGTACATTCTCGTTGAAGAAACCCGTATGGGAAAAAGGTGAGTTGGTTGGCATTTACGAAATCGTCATGCTGCGTGGAGATTGGCTGGAAGGCATATCCTTGCGGACAACCTGGGTCATGGGTCTCACTGCTACTTTCTTTATCCTGTTATACGGAACAGTGCTGTGGTTGCTATCTCGAAAGCTCTTTCGGCCGATGAAATATCTCATAGAACGAATGGATGCTTTTGCACGGGGAGAGGCTGCTACGGATGTGGTACCTGTTCGTCATGATGAAATGGGCATCTTGCTCCAACAGTTTGATGCAATGCAAGACAAGATCAGACATACTCAGGCCGATGTGGAGAGGGAGCAAAAAGAAAAAGAGCTCATGATCGCCTCGTTATCCCATGATCTGAAAACACCGTTGATGTCCATTAGTGCCTATACGGAAGTACTTAACGGTGATCGTCAACTGAAACGCCTTGAAAGGCAGGAATATCAGGATGTGCTGCTCGGAAATGTGGAGCGGATGAAACAGATGATTAGTGAACTTGAGATGTATACGGCGCTGGGTTCCAGTGAATCGGAGATGGCCATGGTTAAGGTGGAAGGTGAAGAGTTTTTTGATATGCTGCTTGGGAGCTATGAGGGACTTGCCGAGCGTGATCAGATTGACGTGAAGATGGATGTCCGCACAGATCAACTGTACCGAGTTCATCCCGAACAACTGATGCGCCTGACAGATAATCTGATAAATAATGCACTACGCCACACAAGGACGAACGGTGTAATGGGACTAGGGGTTATTGCTTCAGATTGGGAGCTTCCTGAATGGATTATTCCTTCGCTTAGAGCTGAATTGGATAACTACAGGGCGGGAGCAACATTGATCATAGTACAAAACGAAGGTCCTGCTATTCCTGAAGAACAGCTCATTCGTATCTTCGAACCCTATGTTCAACACCAGAATCAGGAGGAGAAGACGTATGCAGGTGGTTCGGGATTGGGATTGAGTATAGCCAAACGGGTTGCGATAAAGCACGGAGGGGATATGCGCATGTGGTCATACGAAGGATATGGAACGCTGGCAGCATGCCGATTGCCTGAACATGGAGAATGTAAACGCAGAGAGGGTGGATAA
- a CDS encoding response regulator transcription factor: MRDSENILLVEDDPEIARILRDHLRHEGYGVTWASSGLESWEDFREGAYQLVLLDLMLPEMDGFTVCKNIRLISDVPLLMMSARIEEESKVRGLGLGADDYITKPFSLTELTARIKSHLNRYRRYQGVEPDSTDRQYNDGLSIDYLNQRAQLHGEHVALTNKEWALLILLASHPGRVFTKAELYEHVWSQPEAGNSSTVTVHVKSLRAKLGDEPHHPRWIQTVWGSGYRFVGEPEE, encoded by the coding sequence ATGAGAGACAGCGAGAATATATTGCTGGTGGAGGATGATCCGGAGATTGCCCGTATTTTGAGAGATCATCTACGTCATGAGGGTTATGGGGTAACTTGGGCATCAAGCGGTTTGGAGAGCTGGGAAGACTTTAGGGAGGGAGCCTATCAATTAGTCTTGTTGGATCTGATGCTGCCGGAAATGGATGGGTTCACGGTATGCAAAAACATTAGACTGATCAGCGATGTTCCGCTGCTCATGATGAGTGCTCGAATTGAGGAAGAGAGCAAAGTCAGGGGGCTTGGGCTGGGAGCTGACGATTATATTACGAAGCCCTTCAGTCTAACGGAACTTACAGCTCGCATTAAATCTCATCTGAATAGGTACCGCAGATATCAGGGCGTAGAGCCGGATTCGACAGATAGACAGTATAACGATGGGTTATCGATTGATTATTTGAATCAGCGCGCACAGCTTCATGGAGAACATGTGGCACTAACCAACAAGGAATGGGCTTTGCTCATACTGCTTGCTTCTCATCCTGGCCGGGTGTTTACCAAGGCGGAACTGTATGAACATGTCTGGAGTCAGCCAGAGGCGGGGAACTCGAGTACAGTCACAGTTCATGTGAAGAGCCTTCGGGCCAAGCTTGGTGACGAGCCCCATCATCCACGCTGGATTCAGACGGTGTGGGGTAGTGGCTATCGGTTCGTGGGGGAGCCTGAGGAATGA
- a CDS encoding phosphotransferase enzyme family protein, producing MLIITTDQMSYDLMAAQIIQNYTIEKPVVSYIRHNENLTYHVVDEASGQKYLLRIHQAAYASMTGIQHTLPALEAEMNLLHELNATTALRVQHPVRNASGEWVTVWTSEAGKEICCTVLEWIEGRDIQQGERLTTEQIYDLGAQLQMLHQYGHDQNQTDRTKVRPAYGNAHENLVMLGQLEEGVRLGIFTTEDFDLLRETFENINEQLETYPQHAGTWGIIHGDITRNNLLITEQGISMIDFCLHGYGYYLFDAGGAALMFNREERDIFLSGYTQQTAPLTDRDIRLMEGFMLIFTLGYYAFQMANESRHEWMKDRMPKLCSKYCRPYVQNESIFYEL from the coding sequence ATGTTGATAATTACTACGGATCAGATGTCTTACGACCTTATGGCAGCTCAGATTATACAGAACTACACTATTGAGAAACCTGTCGTTTCATATATTCGTCATAATGAGAATCTGACATATCATGTCGTTGATGAAGCAAGCGGGCAGAAGTATCTGCTACGTATCCATCAAGCCGCATATGCAAGTATGACAGGCATTCAGCATACGCTTCCTGCGCTGGAGGCAGAGATGAACCTGCTTCATGAGTTAAACGCAACGACAGCATTGCGCGTTCAACATCCGGTACGCAATGCATCGGGTGAATGGGTAACGGTATGGACAAGTGAGGCAGGGAAAGAGATTTGTTGTACGGTACTGGAGTGGATTGAGGGAAGGGACATCCAGCAGGGAGAACGCCTGACAACAGAGCAGATCTATGATCTTGGGGCACAACTGCAGATGCTTCATCAATATGGGCATGATCAGAATCAGACAGATCGAACAAAGGTGCGGCCGGCATATGGCAATGCCCACGAGAACTTGGTCATGCTAGGGCAGTTAGAGGAAGGCGTCCGACTGGGGATTTTCACAACGGAAGACTTCGATCTGCTTCGTGAGACGTTTGAGAACATTAATGAGCAGCTAGAAACATACCCGCAGCACGCTGGGACATGGGGGATCATTCATGGGGATATTACTCGCAACAATCTGCTGATAACGGAGCAGGGAATTTCCATGATTGATTTTTGTCTACACGGTTATGGTTATTATCTTTTCGATGCCGGAGGGGCAGCACTTATGTTCAATCGGGAGGAACGTGACATATTCTTATCCGGTTATACCCAACAGACCGCACCACTGACGGATCGTGATATCCGATTAATGGAAGGATTCATGTTGATCTTTACACTGGGTTATTATGCCTTTCAGATGGCGAATGAGTCGAGACACGAATGGATGAAAGACCGCATGCCGAAGCTGTGCAGCAAGTATTGTAGACCCTATGTACAGAACGAGAGCATCTTCTATGAGTTATGA
- the pstB gene encoding phosphate ABC transporter ATP-binding protein PstB translates to MAIPFGTEQLSIYYGHFQAVKQISLTFPEASVTALIGPSGCGKSTFLRSLNRMNDEIAGSRTEGHIWMDGNDLNEPGTDVIKLRQKIGMVWQKPNPFHKSIYNNIAFGPRYRGTKSKKALDEIVEKSLRRAALWDEVKDRLHESALSLSGGQQQRLCIARALSVEPQILLLDEPASALDPVSTGKVEELITELKKELRIVIVTHNMQQAARISDYTAYFYLGSMVEHGDTEHIFTNPDNRLTQEYIMGRFG, encoded by the coding sequence ATGGCCATACCTTTTGGTACGGAACAGTTAAGCATATATTATGGACATTTCCAGGCGGTCAAGCAGATTAGCCTGACGTTTCCTGAAGCAAGCGTAACGGCTCTTATTGGGCCGTCTGGTTGCGGTAAATCCACGTTCCTCCGGTCACTCAACCGGATGAACGACGAGATTGCCGGTTCCCGTACAGAGGGACATATCTGGATGGACGGTAACGATCTGAATGAGCCTGGAACCGATGTAATCAAGCTTCGCCAGAAGATTGGCATGGTGTGGCAGAAGCCAAATCCTTTTCATAAGTCCATCTACAACAATATCGCGTTTGGCCCCCGCTACCGCGGTACGAAGAGTAAGAAGGCACTGGATGAAATTGTGGAAAAAAGCTTGCGCCGTGCTGCGCTCTGGGACGAAGTGAAAGACAGACTGCATGAGTCAGCTCTGTCTCTCTCTGGTGGACAACAGCAGCGCCTATGTATCGCTCGCGCTTTGTCTGTTGAACCACAGATTCTGCTGCTCGATGAGCCGGCATCTGCACTTGACCCGGTATCTACGGGTAAAGTTGAAGAGTTGATTACCGAGCTCAAGAAGGAGCTGCGGATTGTCATTGTTACCCATAACATGCAGCAGGCGGCACGCATCTCGGATTACACGGCTTATTTCTATCTGGGAAGTATGGTTGAGCACGGTGATACAGAGCACATTTTCACGAACCCGGACAATCGTCTAACGCAAGAATACATTATGGGACGTTTCGGTTAA
- the pstA gene encoding phosphate ABC transporter permease PstA yields MKAKTVDKIATSVIVVLALFIVILLLGLLGFIMYRGIGHISWNFLTSAPQLLKGGGGIGPQLFNSVFLLVLTLIVTIPLGWGGGIYMAEYAKPGKITSFIRLVVEVLSSFPSIVIGLFGLLLLVNQFGLGFSLISGALALAIFNLPLMVRTTEQAFRAVPKEQKEAGLALGLSKWKIITSILLPVALPSLITGTILASGRIFGEAAALMFTAGMSSPPLDFTDWNPTSPRSPLNPFRPAETLAVHIWKVNSEGIGPDSKEVAAGASAVLVILVLAFNLSARWIGRVVFRRMTASK; encoded by the coding sequence ATGAAGGCAAAGACGGTAGATAAAATTGCAACATCCGTTATCGTTGTATTGGCTCTATTCATTGTTATTCTATTGCTCGGTCTGCTTGGATTCATCATGTATAGAGGCATTGGACATATTAGCTGGAACTTCCTGACGAGCGCACCACAGTTGCTCAAGGGTGGGGGCGGAATTGGTCCACAGCTCTTCAACTCCGTATTCTTGCTTGTCCTGACCTTGATTGTTACCATTCCACTCGGGTGGGGCGGCGGAATTTACATGGCGGAGTACGCCAAACCAGGCAAGATTACAAGCTTCATTCGTCTGGTCGTTGAAGTATTGTCATCATTCCCATCCATCGTTATTGGTTTGTTTGGTCTCTTGCTGCTAGTAAATCAATTTGGTCTTGGTTTCTCCCTGATCTCGGGTGCCTTGGCTCTGGCGATCTTTAACTTGCCACTGATGGTACGTACAACGGAGCAGGCCTTCCGTGCCGTTCCGAAGGAACAGAAGGAAGCAGGTCTGGCGCTTGGACTGTCCAAGTGGAAAATTATCACTTCCATTCTACTGCCTGTGGCATTGCCGAGCTTGATTACGGGTACGATCTTGGCATCGGGCCGGATCTTCGGTGAAGCAGCCGCGCTGATGTTCACCGCAGGTATGAGTAGTCCACCATTGGACTTTACAGATTGGAATCCGACGAGTCCAAGATCACCGCTTAATCCTTTCCGTCCGGCAGAGACACTTGCTGTCCATATCTGGAAAGTGAATAGTGAAGGTATTGGGCCAGATTCCAAAGAAGTGGCAGCAGGGGCATCCGCCGTGCTTGTCATTCTCGTGCTGGCGTTCAATCTAAGTGCACGCTGGATCGGTCGGGTTGTATTCCGCCGCATGACAGCTTCGAAATAA
- the pstC gene encoding phosphate ABC transporter permease subunit PstC, translating into MEQTEGGTVMNNKLKPRRPLKEKHYWEEWTGRIYTSICVVFLIVVMFSIVYFVASKGLSTFFQNGISISEFLGGKTWNPTGEPAFYGALPFITGSFITTLLAALIASPLGLCAALFMTEIVPGKGKKILQPAIELLSGIPSVVYGFIGLSVIVPLLRSIFGGTGVGIAAGCLVLAVMILPTVTSIMADALSALPKGLRESSYALGATRWQTIYRVIIPTTLPALLTGVVLGMARAFGEALAVQMVIGNAPHVPTSLLESASTLTSVITLSMGNTTMGSVHNNALWSMALVLLVMTFVFVILVRLLERRNRV; encoded by the coding sequence ATGGAACAGACCGAAGGGGGAACGGTAATGAATAACAAGTTGAAACCGCGCCGGCCCTTAAAAGAGAAACATTATTGGGAAGAGTGGACGGGACGGATCTATACGTCGATTTGTGTCGTTTTCCTGATCGTTGTCATGTTTTCCATTGTTTATTTTGTAGCGTCCAAGGGACTATCAACATTTTTCCAAAATGGAATAAGCATAAGTGAATTTCTTGGTGGGAAAACGTGGAATCCAACTGGAGAGCCTGCGTTCTACGGGGCATTGCCGTTCATTACAGGTTCTTTCATTACAACCTTGCTTGCAGCATTGATCGCAAGTCCGCTTGGCCTGTGTGCAGCGCTCTTCATGACAGAGATTGTCCCGGGCAAAGGGAAAAAGATCTTGCAGCCTGCGATTGAGCTCTTGTCCGGAATTCCATCCGTTGTGTACGGATTTATCGGTCTGAGTGTCATCGTACCTTTGCTGCGCAGTATCTTTGGTGGAACAGGCGTCGGGATTGCAGCCGGATGTCTTGTTCTCGCGGTAATGATTCTTCCTACGGTGACAAGTATTATGGCAGATGCATTGTCCGCGTTGCCAAAAGGATTGCGTGAATCCTCCTACGCACTCGGTGCCACTCGCTGGCAAACCATCTACCGTGTCATTATCCCAACAACTTTGCCAGCTTTGTTGACAGGTGTTGTTTTGGGTATGGCCCGTGCTTTTGGTGAGGCACTTGCTGTGCAGATGGTTATCGGTAATGCACCGCATGTTCCAACCTCCTTGCTCGAATCGGCTTCAACATTAACAAGTGTAATCACACTCAGCATGGGTAACACCACGATGGGTTCTGTTCATAACAATGCACTGTGGAGTATGGCGCTTGTCCTGTTGGTGATGACCTTTGTCTTCGTCATTCTGGTTCGCCTGCTTGAAAGGAGAAACCGGGTATGA
- a CDS encoding phosphate ABC transporter substrate-binding protein, with translation MFKKLPFILMTLTFVLVLAACGSKNDAGTEGAASNGSGEAATELSGNILAVGSTALLPLVEQAGQKFMAVDEYKNVTVQVQGGGSGTGLTQVSDGQATIGNSDVFAEEKLEDEAKVKELVDHQVAVVAMAPVSNKDSGVEDLTKQQLVDIFSGKVTNWKDVGGADKAIVIVNRPSSSGTRATFEKYALGAKMDDIQGSIQEDSSGNVKKLVSETPGAIGYLALSYLDDSLQVLKYEGVEATVENVEAGTYPVWAYEHMYTKGKPDAATQAFLDYILSDEIQQNDVTELGYIPMSGMKVKRDAAGNVVE, from the coding sequence ATGTTTAAAAAGTTGCCGTTTATTTTGATGACCTTAACGTTCGTACTGGTACTCGCAGCATGCGGATCGAAAAATGACGCTGGTACAGAGGGTGCCGCAAGCAATGGATCAGGAGAAGCTGCTACTGAGCTTAGCGGTAACATTCTGGCAGTCGGATCGACAGCATTGCTACCTCTCGTAGAACAAGCTGGACAGAAATTTATGGCAGTTGATGAATATAAGAACGTAACGGTTCAAGTTCAAGGTGGCGGTAGTGGTACTGGTTTGACACAAGTATCTGACGGACAAGCTACAATCGGTAACTCTGATGTATTTGCAGAAGAGAAACTGGAGGACGAAGCCAAAGTAAAAGAACTGGTTGATCATCAAGTAGCAGTAGTAGCTATGGCACCAGTTAGCAACAAAGATTCAGGTGTAGAAGATTTGACGAAGCAACAACTGGTCGACATCTTCTCCGGTAAAGTAACGAACTGGAAAGACGTTGGCGGCGCGGATAAAGCAATTGTTATTGTAAACCGTCCGAGCAGTTCCGGTACTCGTGCAACTTTTGAGAAGTATGCATTGGGTGCAAAAATGGATGATATCCAAGGTTCGATTCAAGAAGATTCTTCTGGTAACGTAAAAAAATTGGTATCTGAAACGCCAGGTGCTATTGGTTACCTTGCCTTGTCTTACTTGGATGACAGCTTGCAAGTGTTGAAATACGAAGGTGTAGAAGCAACAGTTGAGAACGTAGAAGCAGGAACTTATCCAGTGTGGGCTTACGAGCACATGTACACAAAAGGTAAGCCAGATGCAGCAACACAAGCATTCCTGGACTACATCTTGAGTGACGAAATTCAACAAAATGACGTGACAGAACTTGGATACATTCCAATGTCAGGTATGAAAGTAAAACGCGATGCAGCAGGTAATGTGGTTGAGTAA